DNA from Desulfovibrio porci:
AATCCTACGGTCAGGATCTGGAAAGCTTTTTCCTCTTTGAGGAAGAACTCGGGCAGAGCGGCGGCCTCGAAAACGGCCCGGACGAACAGGAAATTTTTCTTTATCTGGCCTGGCTGCGGGCCAGGGGCAATACCGGACGGACGCTGGCCCGGCGGCTCTCCGCCCTGAGGGCCTTTTTCGCCTTTGCGGTGGAGGAAGGCGTATTGAAGACCAACCCGGCGCTTTTGCTGGAGAATCCCAAATTACCCCAGTACCTGCCGGAGGTGCTCAGCCGTGAAGAAATGGAAAAGCTGCTGGCCCTGCCGGACATGGACGACAAGAGCGGCCGACGTGATCGCTGTATGCTGGAGTTGCTGTATGCCGCCGGCCTGCGGGTTTCCGAACTCCGCAATCTGAGTGTGGCCGATCTTGATCTGCAACGTGGTCTGGTGCGTGTCTTCGGCAAAGGAGCCAAAGAACGCCTGGTGCCCTTGCACGACATGATTCAGGAACTGCTGGCCGACTATCTGCGCGCCTGGCGTCCGCAGTTTTCGCCCAGCGGCAATCAGCTTTTCGTCAACCGCTCGGGCCGTGCGCTGAGTCGGCAATACGTCTGGAAAATGGTTAAAAAATACGCCATACTGGCGGGTATCCGGCGTCCCATCTCGCCTCACACCTTCCGGCATTCCTTCGCCACCCACCTGCTGGAAGGCGGCGCGGACCTGCGCGCGGTGCAATTGCTGCTTGGTCACGCGGATATCAGCGCCACTGAAATTTATACCCATGTCCAGGCTGAGCGCCTGCGCGGCATTCACCGTCAATTTCATCCCCGGAGCCAGTTGTGAGCGCCGCCACGGCAACCCTGATCACCTGCCACGCCAATGCGGATTTCGATGCCTTCGCGGCCATGCTGGCCGCGCGTCATCTCTATGCCCCCTGTGTGCTGCTTTTTCCCGGCAGCCAGGAGCGGGGGCTGCAAAAAGTTTATGCCGGTCTGGATCGCGCCGCCTACGGATTTGCCGAAGTCGCCGACCTGCATTGGGAGGATTTCGGCCGCCTGGTGCTGGTGGATACCCGTCAGCGCAGCCGCGTGGGCCATGTGGTTCCCCTGCTGGAGCGTTCCGGCGTGCGGATAGAGGTCTGGGATCACCACCCTGACTCGCCGGACGACATGGCGGCGGATGCGGTGCAACTGGCTCAGGTGGGCGCGGTGACCAGTCTGCTGGTTCAGGCGCTGCGGGTGCGGAACACGCGTCTGAAGCCCGCCGAAGCGACCCTGCTGGGGTTGGGCATTTACGGCGACACGGGCTCGTTTACCTATTCCTCCACCACGCCCGAGGACTTCCAGGCCGCCGCCTGGCTGCTGAGCCAGGGCATGGACGTCAATCAGATCAACGAGATGGCCGCCCATGAACTGACCAGCCTGCACATCCAGGCCCTGAACAGTCTGCTGGAGTCGGCGCATACCTATACTATCAATAACACGCAGGTGGTTCTGGCCGAAGCCTCCATGGAGCACTACCTGGGGGATTTCGCCTACCTGGCTCACCGGCTGATGGAAATGGAAAAATTTTCCGTGCTTTTCGCCATCGGCATCATGGGCGACCGCATCCAGGTGGTGGCGCGCAGCCGCAGCGACGCGGTGAACGTGGGCGACATCTGCGCCGAACTGGGCGGCGGCGGCCACGCCTACGCGGCCTCGGCCTCCATCCGTTCCATGACCATCCACGAGGTGCGTGAAACCATTCTGCGCCGCCTGTACGATCAGGCCAACCCGGACAAAACGGCGCGCGAATACATGTCGTCGCCGGCTGTGGGCATTGAATCCGCCTCCAGCATCCGCGAGGCCGACGAACTCATGCTCCATTTCGGCCTCAAGGCCGTGCCCGTGTTCCGGCCGGGCACGCGCGCCTGCGTGGGACTGCTGGACGCTCAGACCGCTTCGCGGGCCAGCGCGCACGGTCTGGGTTCCTCGCCGGTGGAGGACTACATGCAGCGACGCGTGCATGTCCTGCCGCCCGACGCCAGCTTGAAGGATCTCACCGCCATCATTGTGGACGCGCGCCAGCGCCTGGTGCCCATTGTGGACGGCGAAAAGGTGGTGGGCGTGGTCACGCGCACGGACCTGATCAATGTTTTTGCCGACGAACCGGGCAGCCTGCTGGACCGGAAAAGCCAGAACAGCAAGGAACGCAACATCGGCAAGCTCATTCAGGACCGCCTGCCGGCCGAAATCCGCGACCTGCTGCACCTGGCCGGGCAACTGGGCAGAAAGCTGGGCCTGCCCGTTTATGCCGTGGGCGGCTTTGTGCGTGATCTGCTGCTGGACAGGCCCAATCAGGATATCGACCTGGTGGTGGAGGGCAACGGCATCGCTCTGGCCAAGGCACTGGCGGAGGAATTGCGCGGGCGGGTGCGGGAACATCAGAAATTTCTGACGTCGGTGGTGATTTTTCACGACGCCAAGGGGGCCGAATCGCGTATCGATGTGGCCACGGCCCGTCTGGAATACTACGAATATCCGGCGGCTCTGCCCACGGTGGAGCTTTCTTCCATCAAGATGGACCTTTTCCGGCGTGATTTTACCATCAATGCCCTGGCAGTGCGCCTGGACAGCACGCCTTTCGGCCAGCTGGTGGACTTTTTCGGCGGCCAGCGCGACGTCAAGGAGCGCGTCATCCGCGTGCTGCATACCCTGAGCTTCGTGGAAGATCCCACCCGCTGCCTCCGGGCCGTGCGTTTCGAGCAGCGCTACAAGTTCCGCATCGGCGCAGGCGCGGAAAAACTGATTAAAAACGCGCTTTCCCTCAAGCTCATGGACCGCCTTTCCGGGCCGCGCCTGTTCAGCGAGTACCAGCATATCTGCGACGAGGCCGACCCGCCGGCCTGCTTTTTCCGTCTGGACGAGCTGGGCATTCTGCGGGCCATTTCGCCCCATCTCGCCCTGACGCCCAACAGGCGGGATCTGCTGTGCCGCCTGCGGGAAATGCTCACCTGGTATCGCCTGCTTTATTTCGACGAACCGGCGCAAGCCTGGCTGCTCTATTTCCTGGGGCTCAACCTTAACTTGAACTATGCGGAAACGTCGGCCCATTTTCACCGCCTGGGACTGCCGGAGGTCAAAAAGACGGAAATTCTGGGCCAGCGTGAACAAATGCGCGCCGTGCGCGGCAAACTGGAAACTTGGCAGCGTCAGGACGACGTCGGCCGGACCAAGGTCAGCGTCTTGTGCGATCTGCTGCGCTCCATTTCTCTGGAGTGTCTGCTGTACATCATGGCTTCAACGGATAATCCGGGCCTTCAGAAAAATCTTTCGCGTTACATTACCCAATGGCGGCGGGAAAAGGCCGACATCTGCGGAGCGGACCTGCGCCGCCTCGGGCTTGCTCCCGGACCACTCTATGGCCGCATTCTGAAAGCCGCTCTGGAGGCCAAGCTGGACGGCGAAGCCCCCAATGCCCAAAGCCAGCTCAGACTGGCCCGCAAGATGCTGGAAGGCGTGCCCGAAAGCGGCGGCAAAAGCTGTGATCGCCCCATGCGCAAGCAATCAATGCTTGCTCCCTGACTCCATACAATGTATGATGATTTGGTCATGAAACAACTTTGGGCGCCCTGGCGCATTGAATACATTCTCGGTCCCAAACCCGATGCCTGCGTGTTCTGTCTGCCTGCCACCACGGAAGAAGACGAGGAGCGTCTGGTGTTGTATCGCGGCGCGCGGGCGTTTGTGATCATGAACAAATACCCCTACAATAACGGCCACATCATGGTTTGTCCGTACCGGCATGTCATGGCTCTTGCCAACCTGCCCGTTGAGGACACCCATGAAATCATGGACCTGGTCCGGCGCTGCACTGTGATCCTCAAGGAACACTTTAACTGCGAAGGCATCAACGTGGGGCTCAACCAGGGACAGGCCGCCGGCGCGGGCATTCGCGAGCATCTGCATTTTCATTTGGTGCCGCGCTGGAACGGCGATTCCTCATTCATGGCCGTGTTTGACGAGGTGCGCACCATGCCGGAGCACCTCAACCGGACATATACGGCGTTGCGGCCTTATTTCTGTCGCGGAGAGGAAACGGTCTGACGTCCGCGTCGTTTCCTGCGCGGGAAACGGCGGGCAACACGACTGGCGGAACCGTTGCATTGTGATCCGCTGACGATGTGCTCGGCGCTTTGCTTTTCAGGTAAAGCGATTTTCCAGAACGCCTTGGAAAAATTTTGGGACAGCTTGTAGCCTCAAGGAGTATATCTATGCGGTATGTCAAGGTTCTGTTACTCGCCATCCTCTTTTTTCTGGCGCTGGTCTTCTTTTTCCAGAACCAGAACGCCCTTTCCCAGAATCTGGTGTTGACGCTCAATCTTTTCTTCC
Protein-coding regions in this window:
- the xerD gene encoding site-specific tyrosine recombinase XerD, which encodes MTAMKRTQASPPLSNLLPPWRDYLLAQRGLSPRTVESYGQDLESFFLFEEELGQSGGLENGPDEQEIFLYLAWLRARGNTGRTLARRLSALRAFFAFAVEEGVLKTNPALLLENPKLPQYLPEVLSREEMEKLLALPDMDDKSGRRDRCMLELLYAAGLRVSELRNLSVADLDLQRGLVRVFGKGAKERLVPLHDMIQELLADYLRAWRPQFSPSGNQLFVNRSGRALSRQYVWKMVKKYAILAGIRRPISPHTFRHSFATHLLEGGADLRAVQLLLGHADISATEIYTHVQAERLRGIHRQFHPRSQL
- a CDS encoding HIT family protein, with the protein product MKQLWAPWRIEYILGPKPDACVFCLPATTEEDEERLVLYRGARAFVIMNKYPYNNGHIMVCPYRHVMALANLPVEDTHEIMDLVRRCTVILKEHFNCEGINVGLNQGQAAGAGIREHLHFHLVPRWNGDSSFMAVFDEVRTMPEHLNRTYTALRPYFCRGEETV
- a CDS encoding CBS domain-containing protein, whose protein sequence is MSAATATLITCHANADFDAFAAMLAARHLYAPCVLLFPGSQERGLQKVYAGLDRAAYGFAEVADLHWEDFGRLVLVDTRQRSRVGHVVPLLERSGVRIEVWDHHPDSPDDMAADAVQLAQVGAVTSLLVQALRVRNTRLKPAEATLLGLGIYGDTGSFTYSSTTPEDFQAAAWLLSQGMDVNQINEMAAHELTSLHIQALNSLLESAHTYTINNTQVVLAEASMEHYLGDFAYLAHRLMEMEKFSVLFAIGIMGDRIQVVARSRSDAVNVGDICAELGGGGHAYAASASIRSMTIHEVRETILRRLYDQANPDKTAREYMSSPAVGIESASSIREADELMLHFGLKAVPVFRPGTRACVGLLDAQTASRASAHGLGSSPVEDYMQRRVHVLPPDASLKDLTAIIVDARQRLVPIVDGEKVVGVVTRTDLINVFADEPGSLLDRKSQNSKERNIGKLIQDRLPAEIRDLLHLAGQLGRKLGLPVYAVGGFVRDLLLDRPNQDIDLVVEGNGIALAKALAEELRGRVREHQKFLTSVVIFHDAKGAESRIDVATARLEYYEYPAALPTVELSSIKMDLFRRDFTINALAVRLDSTPFGQLVDFFGGQRDVKERVIRVLHTLSFVEDPTRCLRAVRFEQRYKFRIGAGAEKLIKNALSLKLMDRLSGPRLFSEYQHICDEADPPACFFRLDELGILRAISPHLALTPNRRDLLCRLREMLTWYRLLYFDEPAQAWLLYFLGLNLNLNYAETSAHFHRLGLPEVKKTEILGQREQMRAVRGKLETWQRQDDVGRTKVSVLCDLLRSISLECLLYIMASTDNPGLQKNLSRYITQWRREKADICGADLRRLGLAPGPLYGRILKAALEAKLDGEAPNAQSQLRLARKMLEGVPESGGKSCDRPMRKQSMLAP